Proteins from one Hemicordylus capensis ecotype Gifberg chromosome 7, rHemCap1.1.pri, whole genome shotgun sequence genomic window:
- the SYNC gene encoding syncoilin, with translation MADSEPPLEVDYAEATLDPDGGDAETPVEFDGTDATELLFMDPISVPLSQDTGVTGDSAELQEAMAGEEASAAELQDVSMEDLAERFQECIEAVEELERERDHLIQELVLLREPALEEIRQAHQEILEAYRFHAKVELERDSLRDEIRQVKRKLFRVTRECVACQYQLETRRHDVAQYAVYREELEGRVGQLSEELSQLRETCEREKEQVRQRLKVPRRRRDSCYLQESRRLSMEFESFVAESRHGLEEHYEPKLMRLLERREASSKALQKMQSEIHRLKETLRPLKGEVSKLWLQNRNLEEQILLIKQKRDEEVLQYREQVEEMEDRLRELKNGVQLQQRKNQELEELRASLHQELSIYKDCLEIYGQLCKSEAK, from the exons ATGGCAGACTCTGAACCCCCTCTGGAAGTGGATTATGCAGAAGCCACCTTGGACCCAGATGGTGGAGATGCAGAAACTCCAGTGGAGTTTGATGGAACTGACGCCACGGAGCTGCTGTTCATGGATCCCATCAGTGTACCACTCTCACAAGATACGGGGGTCACAGGTGACTCCGCAGAGCTGCAGGAAGCCATGGCAGGCGAGGAAGCAAGTGCTGCAGAACTCCAAGACGTGAGCATGGAGGACCTTGCAGAGCGTTTTCAGGAGTGCATTGAGGCCGTGGAAGagctggagagggaaagggacCACCTGATTCAGGAGCTTGTGCTGCTGAGGGAACCAGCCCTTGAGGAAATCAGGCAAGCCCACCAAGAgattctggaagcctacaggtttCATGCCAAGGTGGAGCTCGAAAGGGACAGCCTGAGGGATGAGATTCGGCAAGTCAAAAGGAAGCTGTTTCGGGTGACCCGGGAATGTGTGGCGTGCCAGTATCAGCTGGAAACCAGAAGGCACGATGTGGCCCAGTATGCCGTCTACCGGGAAGAACTGGAAGGTCGGGTTGGCCAGCTCTCAGAGGAGCTCTCCCAGCTGAGAGAGActtgtgagagagagaaggaacaggTCAGGCAGCGGTTGAAGGTCCCCAGGCGCCGGAGGGACAGCTGCTACCTCCAGGAGAGCCGGAGGCTTTCCATGGAGTTTGAGAGCTTTGTGGCAGAGAGCCGCCATGGCCTGGAAGAACACTATGAGCCTAAACTGATGCGCCTCTTGGAAAGGCGAGAAGCCAGCAGTAAGGCTTTGCAGAAGATGCAGAGTGAGATCCACAGACTGAAGGAAACTCTGCGGCCGCTGAAAGGAGAAGTCAGCAAGCTCTGGCTGCAGAACAGAAACCTGGAGGAACAGATCCTGCTCATTAAGCAAAAACGGGATGAAGAAGTTCTCCAGTACAGG GAACAGGTGGAAGAGATGGAAGACAGACTGAGGGAACTGAAGAATGGAGTTCAACTTCAGCAGCGAAAGAACCAAGAATTGGAAGAGCTGAGAGCCAGCTTACATCAAGAACTATCCATTTACAA AGACTGCTTAGAAATCTATGGACAACTCTGCAAGtcagaagcaaaataa